A single Thunnus thynnus chromosome 6, fThuThy2.1, whole genome shotgun sequence DNA region contains:
- the usp19 gene encoding ubiquitin carboxyl-terminal hydrolase 19 isoform X6, translating into MKNDVFVDWKQNANEVIVRLRCGEGVQRIEDINTTFTDTHCHVCFPDGRQWSCQLQEEIEASCSRVQYKEKGGFLLLIMHKKIPFHIWPSLKSNKKEKEAVPAETKNVKEQETRHVALQSSEKPKLTPSQPQLQPQPPSSPAHSESRRSGSKADRGVKRCFKNKQPCDMASVGVKSGGGGESTTTSKPVTVMKGDQLPQEPSAKRTISRLPKTAMEATSPSPDRDTHSVKSTAANGKDSHIHPPAGRSPQTQRRDGDNRAERLGSDQEHKPGVAVAVASHTNKTQKAEKQKQSEDTEHRSETTTRGIESQPAAPVSTSDCLKPVSFNNKMDSASPERQGDRTDSETEKKPVEQETEQDTLIRQQLGSREASTALAVAVEPGLTQRQGSCDGEEKRDQSKEEPPLEMKQQEAPEPMVNLQFVKNDSYEKGTDLMVVNVYMKGICRDTARVIFREQDFTLIFQTSDTNFLRLHSDCGPNTVFKWQVKLRNLIQPEQCSYSFTPSRLDITLKKRHSQRWGGLEAPATQGAVGGAKVAVPSSPACMEKSQPGSSQHSLPAKDEPPRVGEEKPKAPKASSRVEDGGLDTVAPRTVSEHVAITKPEPTVTVPKPTCMVQPMTHAPPASNERHEEEEEKKVCLPGFTGLVNLGNTCFMNSVIQSLSNTRELRDYFHDRAFEAEINCNNPLGTGGRLAIGFAVLLRALWKGTHHAFQPSKLKAIVASKASQFTGYAQHDAQEFMAFLLDGLHEDLNRIQNKPYTETVDSDGRLDEVVAEEAWQRHKMRNDSFIVDLFQGQFKSKLVCPTCSKVSITFDPFLYLPVPLPQKQKVLSVFYFAKEPHKKPIKFLVSVSKENSSTAEVLESISRSVRVKPENLRLAEVGKNRFQRMFLLSHSLDTVSPSDMLFCFEVLSKDLAKERVVLLRVQQRLQVPNIPISKCAACLKPPVSEEDKLKRCTRCYRVGYCNQVCQRTHWPNHKGLCRPNTENVGLPFLVSVPESRLSYTRLTQLLEGFSRFSVNVFQPPFQSGRTSPETSQCRGDLPPMAAGSPEGPGSGDEAMGGSSTVAAGDLELETHSALPESQAECAQASALHSGESESLSSSQTSLSTTRTTDSGFSEPISSTSCFSLDPHAEKETSCEKSVRPEAAVTGYQHPSESASGHASQFYIALLDTNNKEQRLDEKEDPLLDLPEDTILELVWKNNERLKEYVLVSSKELEYEEDPGSLSETARAGHFTLEQCLNLFTKPEVLAPEEAWYCPKCQQHREASKQLLLWRLPNVLIIQLKRFSFRSFIWRDKINDMVDFPVRNLDLSKFCIGQKDEMQHPPIYDLYAVINHYGGMIGGHYTAYARLPSDKNSQRSDVGWRLFDDSTVTMVEESQVVTRYAYVLFYRRRNSPVERPPRFLRPVGAESPTATGATASQASLIWRELEEEEEGFYEGPCGLFRSGQRRRQTLRNREEEDEDRAEGPMQCHRWRRMSDYPDDDCMRYFLLGTLAAAFALFVNLVYPLLYKSNWT; encoded by the exons ATGAAAAATG atgtgTTTGTGGACTGGAAGCAGAACGCTAATGAAGTGATTGTCAGACTGCGCTGTGGGGAGGGGGTGCAGAGGATAGAGGATATCAACACAACCTTTACTGATACACACTGCCATGTGTGCTTCCCAG ATGGAAGGCAGTGGAGCTGCCAATTGCAGGAGGAAATCGAGGCCTCATGTAGCAGAGTCCAGTACAAGGAGAAGGGAGGTTTCCTGCTGCTCATTATGCACAAGAAGATCCCCTTTCACATCTGGCCTTCACTTAAG TCAAACAAGAAGGAAAAGGAGGCAGTACCCGCAGAGACCAAAAATGTAAAGGAACAGGAGACAAGGCATGTTGCTTTGCAATCATCAGAGAAACCCAAGCTGACCCCCTCACAGCCACAACTCCAGCCTCAGCCTCCCTCctcacctgcacacagtgaGTCAAGGCGCAGCGGCAGCAAAGCTGATCGCGGTGTCAAGCGTtgcttcaaaaacaaacaaccatgTGACATGGCCTCTGTCGGGGTGAAAAGTGGAGGTGGAGGCGAGTCAACCACCACCAGCAAGCCTGTCACAGTCATGAAAGGTGACCAGCTGCCTCAGGAACCCAGTGCCAAGCGCACCATTTCACGGCTGCCCAAGACCGCCATGGAGGCTACGTCACCGTCCCCTGACAGGGACACGCACTCTGTCAAGTCTACAGCAGCCAATGGTAAAGATTCACACATCCACCCGCCCGCTGGTCGGAGCCCGCAGACACAACGCAGAGATGGAgacaacagagcagagagattAGGCAGCGACCAGGAACATAAACCTGGAGTTGCTGTCGCTGTTGCCAGCCATACCAACAAAACTCAG AAGGCAGAGAAGCAAAAGCAGTCTGAAGACACTGAGCACAGGTCTGAAACAACTACACGCGGCATTGAAAGCCAACCAGCAGCTCCCGTTAGCACCAGTGACTGCCTCAAACCTGTCAGCTTCAACAACAAAATGGACTCGGCTTCTCCAGAAAGGCAGGGAGATAGAACTGACtctgagacagagaaaaagccTGTTGAGCAGGAAACAGAGCAGGATACTCTCATCCGCCAGCAGCTGGGATCAAGAGAGGCAAGCACAGCACTAGCTGTTGCCGTGGAACCTGGTCTAACCCAGAGGCAGGGCAGCTGTGATGGAGAGGAGAAGCGGGACCAGTCGAAAGAGGAGCCACCCCTGGAAATGAAGCAACAGGAAG CCCCAGAGCCAATGGTCAACTTGCAGTTTGTGAAGAACGATTCGTATGAGAAGGGTACGGACCTGATGGTGGTCAATGTTTACATGAAGGGGATCTGCAGGGACACAGCCAGGGTCATCTTCAGGGAACAGGACTTCACCCTCATCTTCCAGACAAG TGATACTAACTTTCTGCGGCTTCATTCAGACTGTGGACCAAACACAGTCTTCAAGTGGCAAGTCAAACTCAG GAACCTGATCCAGCCTGAACAGTGCAGCTACTCCTTCACCCCGTCCCGACTGGACATCACCTTAAAGAAGAGACACAGCCAGCGCTGGGGGGGTCTGGAGGCCCCTGCCACACAAG GTGCAGTGGGTGGCGCCAAAGTTGCTGTGCCCTCCAGCCCTGCCTGCATGGAGAAAAGCCAGCCAGGCAGCAGCCAGCACAGCCTCCCAGCCAAGGACGAGCCTCCAAGGGTTGGAGAGGAGAAGCCAAAGGCTCCCAAGGCCTCATCCAGAGTGGAGGATGGCGGCCTGGATACTGTGGCTCCTCGCACCGTCTCTGAGCATGTTGCCATCACCAAGCCAGAGCCCACTGTCACGGTG CCTAAGCCTACCTGCATGGTACAGCCCATGACCCATGCACCCCCGGCCAGCAATGAGCGccatgaagaagaggaggagaagaaggtgTGCCTGCCTGGTTTTACAGGATTGGTCAACCTTGGTAACACCTGCTTCATGAACAGTGTCATCCAGTCCCTGTCCAACACCAGAGAACTCAGGGATTACTTccatg ATCGAGCATTTGAGGCAGAAATCAACTGCAATAACCCGCTGGGAACAGGAGGCAGGCTCGCTATTGGCTTTGCTGTGCTGCTCAGGGCCCTTTGGAAAGGAACACATCATGCCTTCCAACCCTCAAAACTCAAG GCAATTGTGGCCAGTAAAGCCAGTCAATTTACAGGTTATGCCCAGCATGATGCCCAGGAATTCATGGCTTTCTTGCTGGACGGGCTCCACGAGGACTTGAACCGCATCCAGAATAAACCTTACACCGAGACAGTGGACTCTGATGGTCGGCTGGATGAG GTGGTGGCGGAGGAGGCATGGCAGAGGCACAAGATGAGAAACGACTCTTTCATAGTGGACCTCTTCCAAGGCCAGTTCAAATCCAAGCTCGTCTGCCCTACATGCTCCAAG GTGTCCATCACCTTTGACCCCTTCCTCTACCTGCCCGTCCCCCTGCCCCAGAAACAAAAGGTGCTGTCAGTTTTCTACTTTGCTAAGGAACCTCATAAAAAACCCATCAAG tttttgGTGAGTGTGAGCAAGGAGAACTCCAGCACTGCTGAAGTCCTCGAATCCATCTCCAGGAGTGTGAGGGTCAAACCAGAGAACCTCAGACTGGCAGAG gTGGGGAAGAACCGCTTCCAGCGCATGTTCCTGCTGTCCCATTCCCTGGACACAGTGTCTCCCTCTGACATGCTGTTCTGCTTTGAGGTGCTTTCCAAAGACCTGGCTAAGGAGAGAGTTGTACTGCTCCGAGTGCAGCAG AGACTCCAGGTCCCCAACATCCCCATTTCAAAGTGTGCTGCCtgcctgaagcctccagtgtcTGAGGAAGACAAGCTGAAGCGGTGCACTCGCTGCTATCGTGTCGGCTACTGTAATCA GGTGTGCCAGAGGACCCACTGGCCCAATCACAAAGGTCTGTGTCGACCTAACACAGAGAATGTGGGTCTGCCCTTCCTGGTCAGTGTGCCAGAGTCCCGACTGTCCTACACCCGCCTCACCCAGCTACTAGAGGGTTTCTCCAG GTTTTCCGTCAACGTGTTCCAGCCTCCTTTCCAGTCAGGCAGGACATCCCCCGAAACATCCCAGTGCCGGGGAGACCTGCCCCCAATGGCAGCAGGCTCTCCTGAAGGCCCTGGCTCAGGGGATGAGGCCATGGGAGGAAGCAGTACTGTGGCAGCAGGTGACTTGGAGCTGGAGACTCACTCGGCGCTCCCTGAATCCCAGGCAGAGTGTGCTCAGGCCTCAGCACTCCACTCTGGGGAGTCAGaatccctctcctcctcccagaCCTCACTCTCCACCACGCGGACAACAGACTCAGGATTCTCCGAGCCAatctcctccacctcctgcttCTCTCTGGACCCCCATGCTGAAAAAGAGACGTCCTGTGAGAAGTCAGTGCGGCCAGAAG CTGCAGTAACCGGGTATCAGCATCCAAGTGAATCAGCATCAGGTCATGCCAGTCAGTTCTACATTGCACTGCTGGACACTAACAACAAGGAGCAGAGGCTGGATGAAAAAG aGGATCCGTTGTTGGACCTTCCTGAAGACACGATCCTTGAGCTGGTGTGGAAAAACAACGAGCGTCTGAAGGAATATGTTCTGGTGAGCTCCAAGGAGCTGGAGTATGAGGAAGACCCCGGCTCTCTGAGTGAGACAGCCAGAGCAGGACACTTCACCCTGGAGCAGTGCCTCAACCTCTTCACAAAGCCAGAGGTGCTGGCTCCAGAGGAGGCATG gtacTGTCCAAAGTGCCAGCAACACCGCGAGGCCTCCAAACAACTGCTGCTGTGGCGTCTGCCCAACGTTTTGATCATCCAGCTCAAACGCTTCTCCTTCAGGAGTTTCATCTGGAGGGACAAGATAAACGACATGGTTGATTTCCCTGTTAG GAATCTGGATCTGAGTAAGTTCTGTATTGGCCAGAAGGATGAGATGCAACATCCCCCCATCTATGACTTGTATGCAGTCATCAACCACTACGGGGGAATGATAGGAGGCCACTACACAGCTTACGCTCGCCTGCCAAGTGATAAGAACAGCCAGCGCAGTGATGTTG GCTGGCGTTTGTTTGATGACAGCACTGTGACAATGGTGGAGGAGAGCCAGGTGGTGACACGCTACGCCTATGTCCTGTTCTATCGACGGCGAAACTCCCCCGTGGAGAGGCCACCACGGTTCCTCAGGCCTGTCGGAGCTGAGTCGCCCACTGCCACAGGAGCTACTGCCAGCCAG GCCTCTCTAATATGGCGGGaactggaggaagaagaagagggctTCTACGAAGGCCCCTGCGGACTGTTCCGCTCTGGGCAGCGGAGGCGCCAAACGTTGAGGAAcagggaggaggaagacgaaGACAGAGCTGAAGGGCCGATGCAGTGCCACCGCTGGCGGAGGATGTCAGATTATCCCGATGACGACTGTATGCGATATTTTCTTCTGGGCACCCTGGCAGCTGCATTTGCTCTGTTCGTCAATTTGGTGTACCCTCTACTTTACAAATCCAACTGGACATGA
- the usp19 gene encoding ubiquitin carboxyl-terminal hydrolase 19 isoform X1 codes for MASSGGSGVAGSETAGRRSGAQHQQRGGCGRDNSSELSSSKKKQKDRANQESREAKRAAAAAAAAAADGVIAEVKKDVFVDWKQNANEVIVRLRCGEGVQRIEDINTTFTDTHCHVCFPDGRQWSCQLQEEIEASCSRVQYKEKGGFLLLIMHKKIPFHIWPSLKSNKKEKEAVPAETKNVKEQETRHVALQSSEKPKLTPSQPQLQPQPPSSPAHSESRRSGSKADRGVKRCFKNKQPCDMASVGVKSGGGGESTTTSKPVTVMKGDQLPQEPSAKRTISRLPKTAMEATSPSPDRDTHSVKSTAANGKDSHIHPPAGRSPQTQRRDGDNRAERLGSDQEHKPGVAVAVASHTNKTQKAEKQKQSEDTEHRSETTTRGIESQPAAPVSTSDCLKPVSFNNKMDSASPERQGDRTDSETEKKPVEQETEQDTLIRQQLGSREASTALAVAVEPGLTQRQGSCDGEEKRDQSKEEPPLEMKQQEAPEPMVNLQFVKNDSYEKGTDLMVVNVYMKGICRDTARVIFREQDFTLIFQTSDTNFLRLHSDCGPNTVFKWQVKLRNLIQPEQCSYSFTPSRLDITLKKRHSQRWGGLEAPATQGAVGGAKVAVPSSPACMEKSQPGSSQHSLPAKDEPPRVGEEKPKAPKASSRVEDGGLDTVAPRTVSEHVAITKPEPTVTVPKPTCMVQPMTHAPPASNERHEEEEEKKVCLPGFTGLVNLGNTCFMNSVIQSLSNTRELRDYFHDRAFEAEINCNNPLGTGGRLAIGFAVLLRALWKGTHHAFQPSKLKAIVASKASQFTGYAQHDAQEFMAFLLDGLHEDLNRIQNKPYTETVDSDGRLDEVVAEEAWQRHKMRNDSFIVDLFQGQFKSKLVCPTCSKVSITFDPFLYLPVPLPQKQKVLSVFYFAKEPHKKPIKFLVSVSKENSSTAEVLESISRSVRVKPENLRLAEVGKNRFQRMFLLSHSLDTVSPSDMLFCFEVLSKDLAKERVVLLRVQQRLQVPNIPISKCAACLKPPVSEEDKLKRCTRCYRVGYCNQVCQRTHWPNHKGLCRPNTENVGLPFLVSVPESRLSYTRLTQLLEGFSRFSVNVFQPPFQSGRTSPETSQCRGDLPPMAAGSPEGPGSGDEAMGGSSTVAAGDLELETHSALPESQAECAQASALHSGESESLSSSQTSLSTTRTTDSGFSEPISSTSCFSLDPHAEKETSCEKSVRPEAAVTGYQHPSESASGHASQFYIALLDTNNKEQRLDEKEDPLLDLPEDTILELVWKNNERLKEYVLVSSKELEYEEDPGSLSETARAGHFTLEQCLNLFTKPEVLAPEEAWYCPKCQQHREASKQLLLWRLPNVLIIQLKRFSFRSFIWRDKINDMVDFPVRNLDLSKFCIGQKDEMQHPPIYDLYAVINHYGGMIGGHYTAYARLPSDKNSQRSDVGWRLFDDSTVTMVEESQVVTRYAYVLFYRRRNSPVERPPRFLRPVGAESPTATGATASQASLIWRELEEEEEGFYEGPCGLFRSGQRRRQTLRNREEEDEDRAEGPMQCHRWRRMSDYPDDDCMRYFLLGTLAAAFALFVNLVYPLLYKSNWT; via the exons atgtgTTTGTGGACTGGAAGCAGAACGCTAATGAAGTGATTGTCAGACTGCGCTGTGGGGAGGGGGTGCAGAGGATAGAGGATATCAACACAACCTTTACTGATACACACTGCCATGTGTGCTTCCCAG ATGGAAGGCAGTGGAGCTGCCAATTGCAGGAGGAAATCGAGGCCTCATGTAGCAGAGTCCAGTACAAGGAGAAGGGAGGTTTCCTGCTGCTCATTATGCACAAGAAGATCCCCTTTCACATCTGGCCTTCACTTAAG TCAAACAAGAAGGAAAAGGAGGCAGTACCCGCAGAGACCAAAAATGTAAAGGAACAGGAGACAAGGCATGTTGCTTTGCAATCATCAGAGAAACCCAAGCTGACCCCCTCACAGCCACAACTCCAGCCTCAGCCTCCCTCctcacctgcacacagtgaGTCAAGGCGCAGCGGCAGCAAAGCTGATCGCGGTGTCAAGCGTtgcttcaaaaacaaacaaccatgTGACATGGCCTCTGTCGGGGTGAAAAGTGGAGGTGGAGGCGAGTCAACCACCACCAGCAAGCCTGTCACAGTCATGAAAGGTGACCAGCTGCCTCAGGAACCCAGTGCCAAGCGCACCATTTCACGGCTGCCCAAGACCGCCATGGAGGCTACGTCACCGTCCCCTGACAGGGACACGCACTCTGTCAAGTCTACAGCAGCCAATGGTAAAGATTCACACATCCACCCGCCCGCTGGTCGGAGCCCGCAGACACAACGCAGAGATGGAgacaacagagcagagagattAGGCAGCGACCAGGAACATAAACCTGGAGTTGCTGTCGCTGTTGCCAGCCATACCAACAAAACTCAG AAGGCAGAGAAGCAAAAGCAGTCTGAAGACACTGAGCACAGGTCTGAAACAACTACACGCGGCATTGAAAGCCAACCAGCAGCTCCCGTTAGCACCAGTGACTGCCTCAAACCTGTCAGCTTCAACAACAAAATGGACTCGGCTTCTCCAGAAAGGCAGGGAGATAGAACTGACtctgagacagagaaaaagccTGTTGAGCAGGAAACAGAGCAGGATACTCTCATCCGCCAGCAGCTGGGATCAAGAGAGGCAAGCACAGCACTAGCTGTTGCCGTGGAACCTGGTCTAACCCAGAGGCAGGGCAGCTGTGATGGAGAGGAGAAGCGGGACCAGTCGAAAGAGGAGCCACCCCTGGAAATGAAGCAACAGGAAG CCCCAGAGCCAATGGTCAACTTGCAGTTTGTGAAGAACGATTCGTATGAGAAGGGTACGGACCTGATGGTGGTCAATGTTTACATGAAGGGGATCTGCAGGGACACAGCCAGGGTCATCTTCAGGGAACAGGACTTCACCCTCATCTTCCAGACAAG TGATACTAACTTTCTGCGGCTTCATTCAGACTGTGGACCAAACACAGTCTTCAAGTGGCAAGTCAAACTCAG GAACCTGATCCAGCCTGAACAGTGCAGCTACTCCTTCACCCCGTCCCGACTGGACATCACCTTAAAGAAGAGACACAGCCAGCGCTGGGGGGGTCTGGAGGCCCCTGCCACACAAG GTGCAGTGGGTGGCGCCAAAGTTGCTGTGCCCTCCAGCCCTGCCTGCATGGAGAAAAGCCAGCCAGGCAGCAGCCAGCACAGCCTCCCAGCCAAGGACGAGCCTCCAAGGGTTGGAGAGGAGAAGCCAAAGGCTCCCAAGGCCTCATCCAGAGTGGAGGATGGCGGCCTGGATACTGTGGCTCCTCGCACCGTCTCTGAGCATGTTGCCATCACCAAGCCAGAGCCCACTGTCACGGTG CCTAAGCCTACCTGCATGGTACAGCCCATGACCCATGCACCCCCGGCCAGCAATGAGCGccatgaagaagaggaggagaagaaggtgTGCCTGCCTGGTTTTACAGGATTGGTCAACCTTGGTAACACCTGCTTCATGAACAGTGTCATCCAGTCCCTGTCCAACACCAGAGAACTCAGGGATTACTTccatg ATCGAGCATTTGAGGCAGAAATCAACTGCAATAACCCGCTGGGAACAGGAGGCAGGCTCGCTATTGGCTTTGCTGTGCTGCTCAGGGCCCTTTGGAAAGGAACACATCATGCCTTCCAACCCTCAAAACTCAAG GCAATTGTGGCCAGTAAAGCCAGTCAATTTACAGGTTATGCCCAGCATGATGCCCAGGAATTCATGGCTTTCTTGCTGGACGGGCTCCACGAGGACTTGAACCGCATCCAGAATAAACCTTACACCGAGACAGTGGACTCTGATGGTCGGCTGGATGAG GTGGTGGCGGAGGAGGCATGGCAGAGGCACAAGATGAGAAACGACTCTTTCATAGTGGACCTCTTCCAAGGCCAGTTCAAATCCAAGCTCGTCTGCCCTACATGCTCCAAG GTGTCCATCACCTTTGACCCCTTCCTCTACCTGCCCGTCCCCCTGCCCCAGAAACAAAAGGTGCTGTCAGTTTTCTACTTTGCTAAGGAACCTCATAAAAAACCCATCAAG tttttgGTGAGTGTGAGCAAGGAGAACTCCAGCACTGCTGAAGTCCTCGAATCCATCTCCAGGAGTGTGAGGGTCAAACCAGAGAACCTCAGACTGGCAGAG gTGGGGAAGAACCGCTTCCAGCGCATGTTCCTGCTGTCCCATTCCCTGGACACAGTGTCTCCCTCTGACATGCTGTTCTGCTTTGAGGTGCTTTCCAAAGACCTGGCTAAGGAGAGAGTTGTACTGCTCCGAGTGCAGCAG AGACTCCAGGTCCCCAACATCCCCATTTCAAAGTGTGCTGCCtgcctgaagcctccagtgtcTGAGGAAGACAAGCTGAAGCGGTGCACTCGCTGCTATCGTGTCGGCTACTGTAATCA GGTGTGCCAGAGGACCCACTGGCCCAATCACAAAGGTCTGTGTCGACCTAACACAGAGAATGTGGGTCTGCCCTTCCTGGTCAGTGTGCCAGAGTCCCGACTGTCCTACACCCGCCTCACCCAGCTACTAGAGGGTTTCTCCAG GTTTTCCGTCAACGTGTTCCAGCCTCCTTTCCAGTCAGGCAGGACATCCCCCGAAACATCCCAGTGCCGGGGAGACCTGCCCCCAATGGCAGCAGGCTCTCCTGAAGGCCCTGGCTCAGGGGATGAGGCCATGGGAGGAAGCAGTACTGTGGCAGCAGGTGACTTGGAGCTGGAGACTCACTCGGCGCTCCCTGAATCCCAGGCAGAGTGTGCTCAGGCCTCAGCACTCCACTCTGGGGAGTCAGaatccctctcctcctcccagaCCTCACTCTCCACCACGCGGACAACAGACTCAGGATTCTCCGAGCCAatctcctccacctcctgcttCTCTCTGGACCCCCATGCTGAAAAAGAGACGTCCTGTGAGAAGTCAGTGCGGCCAGAAG CTGCAGTAACCGGGTATCAGCATCCAAGTGAATCAGCATCAGGTCATGCCAGTCAGTTCTACATTGCACTGCTGGACACTAACAACAAGGAGCAGAGGCTGGATGAAAAAG aGGATCCGTTGTTGGACCTTCCTGAAGACACGATCCTTGAGCTGGTGTGGAAAAACAACGAGCGTCTGAAGGAATATGTTCTGGTGAGCTCCAAGGAGCTGGAGTATGAGGAAGACCCCGGCTCTCTGAGTGAGACAGCCAGAGCAGGACACTTCACCCTGGAGCAGTGCCTCAACCTCTTCACAAAGCCAGAGGTGCTGGCTCCAGAGGAGGCATG gtacTGTCCAAAGTGCCAGCAACACCGCGAGGCCTCCAAACAACTGCTGCTGTGGCGTCTGCCCAACGTTTTGATCATCCAGCTCAAACGCTTCTCCTTCAGGAGTTTCATCTGGAGGGACAAGATAAACGACATGGTTGATTTCCCTGTTAG GAATCTGGATCTGAGTAAGTTCTGTATTGGCCAGAAGGATGAGATGCAACATCCCCCCATCTATGACTTGTATGCAGTCATCAACCACTACGGGGGAATGATAGGAGGCCACTACACAGCTTACGCTCGCCTGCCAAGTGATAAGAACAGCCAGCGCAGTGATGTTG GCTGGCGTTTGTTTGATGACAGCACTGTGACAATGGTGGAGGAGAGCCAGGTGGTGACACGCTACGCCTATGTCCTGTTCTATCGACGGCGAAACTCCCCCGTGGAGAGGCCACCACGGTTCCTCAGGCCTGTCGGAGCTGAGTCGCCCACTGCCACAGGAGCTACTGCCAGCCAG GCCTCTCTAATATGGCGGGaactggaggaagaagaagagggctTCTACGAAGGCCCCTGCGGACTGTTCCGCTCTGGGCAGCGGAGGCGCCAAACGTTGAGGAAcagggaggaggaagacgaaGACAGAGCTGAAGGGCCGATGCAGTGCCACCGCTGGCGGAGGATGTCAGATTATCCCGATGACGACTGTATGCGATATTTTCTTCTGGGCACCCTGGCAGCTGCATTTGCTCTGTTCGTCAATTTGGTGTACCCTCTACTTTACAAATCCAACTGGACATGA